A window of Chryseobacterium shandongense genomic DNA:
TCATAGCACGCTTCGACTAAGCTCAGCGTTTGGAAACTCAATTGTGAGGCCAGAAAACTTCCATCAATAAGACTTCAATCTTCAAGCACCTTTATCACACTTTAATTTCTACGTCTACACCAGAAGGAAGTTCTAATTTCATTAGAGCATCTACTGTTTTAGAAGAAGAAGAGTAGATATCCATCAGTCTCTTATGAGCTGATAATTGGAACTGCTCTCTTGCTTTTTTGTTTACGTGTGGAGATCTTAATACAGTAAAGATTCTCTTGTTCGTTGGCAATGGAATCGGTCCGTTTACAACAGCACCGGTAGCCTTTACCGTTTTTACGATTTTCTCTGCAGATTTATCCACTAAGTTGTAATCGTAAGATTTAAGTTTTATTCTGATTCTTTGTGACATTTTAATCTAATTTAATATTAACCTTTAGCCTTAGCGATTACTTCTTCAGCAACGTTTGTTGGAGCAGCTTCATATCTTTCGAATTCCATAGAAGATGTTGCTCTACCTGAAGATAATGTTCTAAGAGAAGTTACATAACCGAACATTTCAGATAGCGGAACGAAAGCTTTGATAACTTTAGCGTTATTTCTGTCATCCATACCGTTTACAGTACCTCTTCTTCTGTTAAGGTCTCCTACGATATCACCCATGTACTCTTCAGGAGTTACTACTTCCAGTTTCATGATTGGTTCCATGATAACCGCTTTAGCAGCTCTACCAGATTCTTTGAAACCTAACTTTGCAGCAAGTTCGAAAGATAACTGATCAGAGTCAACCTGGTGATAAGATCCGTCTTTCAATGTAACTTTCATCGATTCAACTTCGAATCCAGCCAAAGGACCATTTTTCATAGCTTCTTTGAATCCTTTTTCAAC
This region includes:
- the rpsJ gene encoding 30S ribosomal protein S10: MSQRIRIKLKSYDYNLVDKSAEKIVKTVKATGAVVNGPIPLPTNKRIFTVLRSPHVNKKAREQFQLSAHKRLMDIYSSSSKTVDALMKLELPSGVDVEIKV